AATTTAAATTATCTTCGTATGCAACCTTATTTTTGTTGAATTTGGGTTATAGAGAATTAGCACTTTGTGTTGAAAAAACAATTTCCGCTTACCTGATGAATTGAATTTTTTTTGTGACGGTGTTTGTTGCTGTAGAAACAGTAATTAAATAATTTGCTTCCGGAAATGCTGAAACATCAATACTGAATTTGCTTTTATACGGGGTTGCTCTGTAAACATTTTTTCCCTGCAGGTTATAAATTTTAATCATGACAATGTTATCGCCTGCTTCAATAGAAATTGTTTCATTTGAGGGGTTGGGATAAATAGTAAGCTGTTCCGGATAATTAATTTCTGAAATATTTGAAAGGCTGGTCGAAGAATAAGAATAAGAGGCGGTTTCCTGTTCAGATAATGAAGAATCCACATTACAAACCACAAGTATGAGTTTATTATATTCAACTCCAAAGCTGTCAGCATAAAAAATGGCGTTATTGTCATTATCAGGAGTAATAAATTCTATGCTGATGACACTGTCACCGGGCTGTTTCATTTTAATGATCGCCAGTCTGAACAGGACATCTGCTTCACCGGAAAAATTTAAAGCTATGGGATTTGGCGTAGAGCTTGTAAAACGAATGTAATCTGTCCCATAAGGATTTACTGTTTGGTTATGGGTGCCTGTGGGGTATGTATTGTAGCTTGCTATGAGGGAGCAAGTGTTAAAATTGTAATGACGATATGCATACTTTCCGCTTTGAAAGACATCATCATCAAGGTAATTTGTCAGTGACCAATGTACAAAAGCATCCTGAAAAGTGCCGGGTGCATCAATTTGCCGCAATGCACTGTCCATACCAGCAATGCCGTTGAGCTGGTTACTGATAAGTGCCGAAATATAGTCCCAGCCTCCATAATGCTCAAACATGAATAAAGTCCAGAGTTTTACCTGGTTGTAATTCGAAAAGTATATAAGAGGAATATCCGGCTCATCAAGAAAAAATGCCTGGTAGTCCATTACATTCTGTTGAAAAATTCCTTCAGTAAGGTAAATATCGGCAAATGTTGAAAACCCTTCGTCAATCCAGGCTTCTTCCCAGTAAGTAACAGGATTGGAAGGAGGTTCGGGAGAGTGGTCCTGCAGCCAGTGCAGCATATGGCCGAATTCATGTGCCGTGATGCTTTCGATGCCTCCAAAACAATTGTCAGCAATATAAATTATTTCATGTTCTGAGCTATGTCGGCCCCATGTTGCAAAAACCATGCTGTCGGTCATTTGCTTGGCGGGGTCCCAGTATCCGCACCAGTTGGATTCATCGAAAATAAGTATGAACACATGTGTGTCTTTATCCAGGGCATTGGGCACAGGTCCGTAAACAGCGGTCAATTCCGGGACAAAATGATTGTCGAACGTATTTGCAATAGCATCAATGTCTTGCTGAAGAAACGGACTCAGGCTGCTTTCCCGGAAAATATAACAGTAATCGCCCACTTTGTCGCATGTTGCATGAATTTTTCGCTGCGGGCTGCCTGCCAGCGGGGGCCAGTCAATATATGTTACCGACCAGAAGGTCATGGTGTCGCCGGTATTTATCTGGCTGTATGAATTTGCCGGTATGAATAAAAGTACTAATACTATTATTTGCAGAGTTTTTGTGAAGGACATAAAAATGTTTGTAAAATGTATTTAAAATGGGAGCATTCAGTAAAAATAATCAAAAAACTGCGATAAACAGGTTTTTTCAGGACATAAAAACCTTATTCTATAATTATTTTTTCACAATAGGTATCTGAAGTTAAAGTGATTTGTAAAAAGTAAAATCCTTTTACAAATGATGAGATATCTATTGAAATCTGCCCGGAAGTAGCAGTGTTGGTTTCGCTCATGACGACTTTGCCGTTAGCTGAGAAAATGGTAATGGAATAATTTTCGGTTTTCTCCGGTAAGGTTATAAACAACCTGTCGTGGGCAGGGTTGGGAGTTATATTTATGTTCCCGTTCATGCTTTCTTCAATAGCTGTACAGGCATCAATGATTATTGTTTTTTCTTTAAAGTCGAGGCAGCTTGCCCAAAAACCTCCCAGTGTATAAAGTCTTGGTAAATAAGTGTTTGGAACCGTATAAGTATAAGAAGTATTTATGCCCCATAAAAACGGTGCTGTTGGCGAAGCGGGGTCCGGGTCATATACATAAGTGGAATCTGGCTCCGACAAAAAATAACTTAAGAATGCATTATAATTAAACATTCTGTTCCCAAGGATGGTCGCCGGGGCAGGTGCACCTGTAAAATCTACCGGAGTTTCCACGCATGCCGAAGGAGGAGTGATGGTGAAATCAGAGTTTATAGAGTAATTAATTGTCGGGGCTGCAAGCATTTCATTATCGAATGGCCCTCCGGTAAAGCCTGCTGTAAGTATGGGCATGCTTACCCATGCTCCGCTGGAGGGAGCATAATACGATGATTTATATTTTGACAGACCTTCATCATAGCTTTGTGACGGAGTACCGTCATTCAGGAAAAATTCCAGTATGCCGTTCGTGCTGGTCGGCCTTATGACAACAGCATAATTGCCGGATACTGCAATAGCGGGGGTGAAATTTATCTGGCGGAAGTTGAAATTGGTGTCTGTGATGGTGATCGTTGCAACGGTGCCGATCTGAGTAGTAGGGTTATTGTTGACGTCAACATTCCATATTGATGTCTCAACAATAAGGTTTGCGCTGCTGGAAGGCTCTCTTCTGCCGTAAAATTCCACTCCGGTTACATTCATGGAGGCGCCGCTTAGTAAAAAAGCTTGCAACATGGCTTCCTGATCAGCAGTCCACATAGTGAAAGACCACCA
Above is a genomic segment from Bacteroidales bacterium containing:
- a CDS encoding T9SS type A sorting domain-containing protein, giving the protein MSFTKTLQIIVLVLLFIPANSYSQINTGDTMTFWSVTYIDWPPLAGSPQRKIHATCDKVGDYCYIFRESSLSPFLQQDIDAIANTFDNHFVPELTAVYGPVPNALDKDTHVFILIFDESNWCGYWDPAKQMTDSMVFATWGRHSSEHEIIYIADNCFGGIESITAHEFGHMLHWLQDHSPEPPSNPVTYWEEAWIDEGFSTFADIYLTEGIFQQNVMDYQAFFLDEPDIPLIYFSNYNQVKLWTLFMFEHYGGWDYISALISNQLNGIAGMDSALRQIDAPGTFQDAFVHWSLTNYLDDDVFQSGKYAYRHYNFNTCSLIASYNTYPTGTHNQTVNPYGTDYIRFTSSTPNPIALNFSGEADVLFRLAIIKMKQPGDSVISIEFITPDNDNNAIFYADSFGVEYNKLILVVCNVDSSLSEQETASYSYSSTSLSNISEINYPEQLTIYPNPSNETISIEAGDNIVMIKIYNLQGKNVYRATPYKSKFSIDVSAFPEANYLITVSTATNTVTKKIQFIR
- a CDS encoding T9SS type A sorting domain-containing protein — its product is MKKSLLFIIMLSVAIYTSGQALPKKALAPVPKSDVLHKTLTGKSLNAAKTLTCIDTLRYPQLKEIILGDTSWWSFTMWTADQEAMLQAFLLSGASMNVTGVEFYGRREPSSSANLIVETSIWNVDVNNNPTTQIGTVATITITDTNFNFRQINFTPAIAVSGNYAVVIRPTSTNGILEFFLNDGTPSQSYDEGLSKYKSSYYAPSSGAWVSMPILTAGFTGGPFDNEMLAAPTINYSINSDFTITPPSACVETPVDFTGAPAPATILGNRMFNYNAFLSYFLSEPDSTYVYDPDPASPTAPFLWGINTSYTYTVPNTYLPRLYTLGGFWASCLDFKEKTIIIDACTAIEESMNGNINITPNPAHDRLFITLPEKTENYSITIFSANGKVVMSETNTATSGQISIDISSFVKGFYFLQITLTSDTYCEKIIIE